A genomic region of Novipirellula aureliae contains the following coding sequences:
- the rpmI gene encoding 50S ribosomal protein L35 has translation MGTKVKTHKGTKKRFRLSATGKAMHRQSGTSHLAKGLSKKRRRNLRGTTALHESMESTIQAALNGYSN, from the coding sequence ATGGGCACGAAGGTAAAAACACACAAGGGAACGAAAAAACGCTTCCGCTTGTCGGCTACAGGTAAAGCAATGCACCGTCAAAGCGGCACGAGCCACTTGGCAAAAGGATTGAGCAAGAAACGCCGCCGTAATTTGCGTGGCACGACCGCTCTGCACGAGTCCATGGAATCCACCATCCAAGCAGCTCTGAACGGCTACAGTAACTAA
- the pyrF gene encoding orotidine-5'-phosphate decarboxylase: MPFADRLADAVRRTHSVTCVGLDPRLDQLPESLQKLADSGAADAQAAAYSQFCCEIIDVVKDRVACVKPQAAFFEQLGPAGMVALGEVFRYASAAGLLVIGDAKRNDIGSTATAYAQAYLGAGETSPWGCDSLTVSPYLGRDSLEPFVEVCDRRAAGIFVLVKTSNPGGGLLQDRATDGQTVYERVAQLVTELNQDRIGQSGYGPVGAVVGATYPEQLAAMRKAMPHSWILIPGFGAQGGSAKDVLAGFDSDGSGAIVNNSRNLIFAHRRAPYAEKYGDRRWQDAVSEATDEMNEVLRQRFSR; this comes from the coding sequence ATTCCCTTTGCCGATCGTCTTGCCGACGCCGTTCGCCGCACCCATTCGGTCACTTGCGTTGGACTTGACCCGAGGCTCGACCAGTTGCCTGAGTCGCTACAGAAACTTGCCGATAGTGGAGCTGCTGACGCTCAAGCGGCGGCCTATAGCCAGTTTTGCTGCGAGATCATTGACGTCGTCAAGGATCGTGTTGCCTGTGTCAAGCCTCAAGCGGCTTTCTTCGAGCAGCTCGGGCCTGCTGGGATGGTGGCCCTTGGCGAAGTTTTTCGTTACGCGTCGGCTGCGGGACTGTTGGTGATTGGCGACGCAAAACGAAACGATATCGGCAGCACCGCGACCGCTTACGCTCAGGCCTATCTAGGAGCGGGAGAGACCAGTCCATGGGGTTGCGATTCATTGACGGTGAGTCCTTATCTAGGACGGGATAGCTTGGAACCGTTTGTCGAGGTTTGCGACCGCCGTGCAGCCGGCATTTTTGTGCTGGTCAAGACATCCAACCCTGGCGGTGGGTTGTTGCAAGACCGTGCTACCGATGGGCAAACCGTTTACGAACGAGTCGCCCAATTGGTTACCGAATTGAACCAGGATCGAATTGGGCAGAGCGGCTATGGGCCAGTTGGAGCGGTTGTCGGGGCCACTTACCCCGAACAATTAGCAGCAATGCGGAAGGCGATGCCGCATAGTTGGATCCTGATTCCTGGCTTTGGAGCCCAAGGGGGAAGTGCCAAAGATGTGCTGGCGGGGTTCGATAGCGACGGCAGCGGTGCGATCGTGAACAACTCCAGGAACCTCATTTTCGCCCACCGACGAGCACCATATGCCGAAAAATACGGTGATCGTCGCTGGCAAGACGCCGTTTCCGAGGCGACCGACGAAATGAACGAAGTGCTCCGCCAACGTTTTTCTCGGTAG
- a CDS encoding DUF4339 domain-containing protein: MGASWYYMTTSWIRKTRKVGPISESDLLMRIDQGKISPETLLQSSKTRGKWVPMNAIGPAIKHWKKSHPEQVEE; encoded by the coding sequence ATGGGCGCTTCATGGTACTACATGACAACGAGCTGGATTCGGAAGACCCGAAAGGTCGGTCCGATTTCAGAGAGTGATCTATTGATGCGGATCGATCAGGGTAAGATATCACCCGAGACATTGTTGCAAAGCTCGAAGACTCGCGGCAAGTGGGTTCCAATGAACGCCATCGGGCCGGCGATCAAGCATTGGAAAAAATCGCATCCAGAACAAGTTGAAGAGTAA
- a CDS encoding DUF4129 domain-containing protein — protein MISSLANFLMLILYHGSYPERTAWTLLMFTMGAVATARIAIENNRSYALGYLFVLGAVSFFAMWRLVQSPVFSLFILSLIGYLADRIVHDCTLIDESVDASGQGLVDSGRLFARAKIQEHRQSIASGDKKGSPLATPNTAKRNMAQKKTHQPGRTVMFLALAAVPLFGFGQFLIPSDPATHARSLWLLAVYLFASLSLLVATSFLGLRRYLRQRDAEMPNNVSVAWLVGGLILIALILGLSYFAPLPGQALLSMKMPEFLKPDTDFESNPFGWGDEAAERSKKGSRGEGESGREGEGESGREGEEQEGVGSGGKAKPIPDSSGKSNASEKKQSSDSREPAGNGKTEASDQSQSGKPSEGGKPKSDSSNPSDQKQAGKPSDGGKPQSSEQEQAGKAGEGEKSKSNQSNPSDQSNPSDTNKPSDTKKPSDQQQASDTKDEGNQPSGQAGQPEPRFGEEQPPDKESSSNWMKSIGTAIALLGSLLRFLLILGLATIVAAFLWLNRDAIMQWWYSLWNRSTAEDDNLGEAAKPLDCVVPPRPFSSFRNPIGRENDPRKVIVITFQALEAWAREQNVDRRKDETPNEFLKRMAAQNPRIATAALQVVDGYNRVVYGNSVASKKDIAAAKDVWQTMSQPNV, from the coding sequence ATGATTAGCAGTTTGGCAAACTTCTTAATGCTAATCCTCTATCATGGCAGCTATCCCGAGCGCACCGCTTGGACTCTTTTGATGTTCACCATGGGCGCGGTCGCTACCGCTCGCATTGCAATCGAGAATAACCGCAGCTACGCACTTGGGTATCTGTTCGTTCTCGGTGCGGTCAGCTTCTTCGCCATGTGGCGTTTGGTTCAATCGCCTGTCTTTAGCTTGTTTATCCTCTCCTTGATCGGCTATCTAGCCGATCGCATCGTTCACGATTGCACGCTGATTGATGAATCGGTTGACGCCAGCGGTCAAGGGTTGGTCGACAGTGGCCGCTTGTTTGCACGAGCCAAAATACAAGAACATCGACAATCGATCGCTAGCGGCGACAAAAAAGGGTCACCCTTGGCAACACCGAACACCGCCAAACGGAATATGGCGCAAAAGAAGACACATCAGCCGGGCAGAACGGTGATGTTCTTAGCGCTCGCCGCCGTTCCGCTATTCGGCTTTGGGCAGTTCTTGATACCGAGTGATCCAGCCACTCATGCCCGTTCGTTGTGGTTGTTGGCGGTCTACTTGTTTGCCAGTCTATCGTTGTTGGTGGCGACCAGCTTTCTCGGGCTGCGTCGGTACTTGAGACAACGAGACGCCGAGATGCCCAATAACGTCTCGGTCGCATGGTTGGTGGGTGGTTTGATATTGATCGCATTGATTCTTGGGCTTTCCTACTTCGCACCTCTTCCAGGACAAGCCCTCCTCTCGATGAAAATGCCTGAGTTCTTGAAACCAGATACCGATTTTGAATCGAACCCATTTGGCTGGGGCGACGAGGCAGCAGAAAGGAGCAAGAAGGGGAGTCGGGGAGAAGGGGAGTCGGGGAGAGAGGGAGAAGGGGAGTCGGGGAGAGAGGGAGAGGAGCAGGAGGGAGTCGGTAGTGGTGGAAAAGCAAAGCCAATACCCGATTCTTCTGGGAAGTCCAACGCGTCTGAAAAAAAACAATCATCGGACTCCCGCGAACCAGCTGGTAACGGAAAAACAGAAGCTTCCGATCAAAGCCAATCTGGCAAACCGAGTGAGGGTGGCAAACCCAAATCGGATTCGTCCAATCCGTCCGATCAAAAACAAGCGGGGAAACCAAGCGACGGTGGAAAGCCACAATCGTCCGAGCAGGAGCAGGCCGGTAAAGCGGGCGAGGGAGAAAAGTCAAAATCAAATCAGTCAAATCCATCCGATCAGTCAAATCCGTCTGATACGAATAAGCCATCGGATACGAAAAAGCCGTCGGATCAACAGCAAGCCAGCGACACGAAAGACGAAGGAAATCAACCGTCTGGGCAAGCGGGGCAGCCTGAGCCGAGGTTTGGGGAAGAGCAGCCGCCTGATAAAGAGTCATCGTCGAATTGGATGAAGTCGATTGGGACAGCGATCGCGCTACTCGGGTCACTTTTACGTTTTCTGTTAATACTGGGGCTTGCTACCATCGTCGCTGCTTTTCTTTGGCTCAATCGGGATGCGATCATGCAATGGTGGTATTCGCTGTGGAACCGTTCGACCGCAGAGGATGATAATTTGGGGGAGGCCGCAAAACCATTGGATTGCGTCGTGCCGCCGCGACCATTTTCTTCGTTTCGAAATCCGATTGGAAGGGAGAACGATCCACGGAAAGTGATTGTCATCACCTTTCAAGCTCTGGAAGCTTGGGCTCGTGAGCAAAACGTCGATCGCAGAAAAGATGAAACACCGAACGAGTTTTTGAAGCGGATGGCGGCCCAGAACCCGCGCATCGCTACGGCTGCACTTCAGGTGGTCGATGGTTACAATCGTGTCGTTTATGGTAATAGCGTCGCAAGCAAAAAAGACATTGCGGCTGCAAAAGACGTTTGGCAAACGATGAGCCAACCCAATGTTTAA
- a CDS encoding serine/threonine-protein kinase, giving the protein MFNLALETIGDWSPKRSRSRQLVVLWTFCLAATIVLLGLYFAVQRSMQQMARSTLETILDANIRAHQAYLYERESKGGELLRDPQLRSLAVTLLSRYGRSTALSDSALKDDTDFHLLRDRIANAVKQNETHFSIVRWGLFDMGGRLVVCSDQSLQGLPFQLPDESLRRVIERKVTFTRPFQPKTDSNSNEELGMFYTPIVALLVPIYESSRVYGSLALMEWPAGEFADEFAEGLGCMEMANEAHDSTSHLCQSETYSFDRRGFMLSRSRYEPQLRELGLMGSDPSSTPILQVRIVDPGRELRKSEAPLPPLTSCPLTKMADHATRGATGNNVAGYRDFRGVWVVGAWKWMREWGFGVATEIEYVDVYKPLIWMRRIVGTIVGLLAVTAATLSTIVVFPQLMSSPQGEKDSVRQLGRYRLKRLIGSGAMGSVYTGSHELIKRDVAIKVLEADQLTSIGAARFEREVQLTAKLRHPNTIAIYDYGRTEEGTFFYVMEYLKGITLQELVDHYGRQSADRVVYLMLQVCGSLREAHACGIVHRDIKPANIFLTAQAGVYDFVKMLDFGLVKETSRDNVELTQIDSITGTPMYMSPESVRDASTADARSDLYSVAAVGYLLLTGVPIFDSGPSVDICLKQLNELPLRPSERIQLEIPDDLQDILMQCLAKDAQKRPASIDELATALSHCRDHGGWSSEDARRWWSDIAVTADQS; this is encoded by the coding sequence ATGTTTAATCTCGCCCTTGAAACGATTGGTGATTGGTCGCCGAAGCGATCGCGATCTCGGCAACTGGTGGTGCTGTGGACTTTCTGCTTAGCCGCGACGATTGTGCTATTAGGGTTGTACTTTGCCGTTCAGCGATCGATGCAGCAAATGGCTCGCTCCACCCTTGAGACCATTCTTGACGCAAACATTCGAGCCCACCAAGCCTACCTTTACGAGCGAGAAAGCAAGGGTGGGGAACTTCTGCGCGATCCGCAACTTCGCTCTCTCGCCGTAACGCTGCTTTCCCGCTATGGCCGATCGACGGCATTGTCGGACTCCGCTCTAAAGGATGACACGGACTTTCATCTGCTCCGCGATCGAATCGCCAACGCCGTCAAACAAAACGAAACGCATTTTTCGATCGTTCGATGGGGACTTTTTGATATGGGAGGTCGATTGGTCGTTTGTAGTGATCAAAGTTTACAAGGTCTTCCATTCCAACTCCCCGATGAGTCCCTGAGGCGAGTGATCGAACGAAAAGTCACGTTCACTCGGCCATTCCAGCCAAAGACCGATTCAAATTCGAATGAAGAGCTGGGGATGTTTTACACCCCAATCGTGGCTTTGCTCGTTCCGATTTATGAGTCGTCACGTGTCTACGGCAGTTTGGCTTTGATGGAATGGCCCGCTGGGGAATTCGCCGATGAATTCGCCGAGGGATTGGGGTGCATGGAAATGGCTAATGAAGCGCACGATTCAACAAGCCATTTGTGTCAGAGCGAAACCTACTCGTTTGATCGTAGGGGGTTCATGCTAAGCCGAAGCCGATATGAGCCCCAACTTCGCGAGCTGGGATTGATGGGATCGGATCCTTCGTCAACACCGATCTTGCAGGTTCGCATCGTCGATCCTGGTAGGGAACTTCGCAAGTCCGAAGCTCCGTTGCCGCCGCTGACATCGTGTCCACTCACCAAAATGGCTGATCATGCGACTCGCGGTGCGACGGGGAATAACGTAGCGGGCTATCGTGATTTTCGAGGCGTTTGGGTCGTTGGAGCATGGAAGTGGATGAGAGAGTGGGGCTTTGGAGTCGCGACCGAGATCGAATATGTCGATGTCTACAAGCCACTCATTTGGATGCGGCGGATCGTTGGCACAATCGTAGGCCTACTAGCGGTTACCGCTGCGACATTGTCAACCATTGTCGTGTTTCCGCAATTGATGTCATCACCCCAGGGAGAAAAGGATTCGGTTCGTCAATTGGGACGCTACCGGCTAAAGCGTTTGATCGGAAGTGGAGCGATGGGATCGGTTTACACCGGTAGCCATGAGCTAATCAAGCGAGACGTTGCCATCAAGGTATTAGAAGCCGACCAATTGACCTCGATTGGTGCGGCTCGATTCGAGCGTGAAGTTCAATTGACAGCGAAACTTCGGCATCCCAACACGATTGCCATTTATGATTATGGACGAACCGAGGAAGGCACATTCTTTTATGTCATGGAGTATCTGAAAGGGATCACATTGCAAGAATTGGTCGACCACTACGGTCGCCAAAGTGCTGATCGAGTCGTCTATCTAATGTTGCAAGTGTGTGGATCGCTTCGTGAAGCCCACGCGTGTGGTATCGTCCATCGTGATATCAAGCCCGCCAACATTTTTTTGACCGCGCAGGCGGGGGTTTACGACTTCGTGAAAATGCTCGATTTTGGATTGGTCAAAGAGACGTCAAGAGACAACGTGGAATTGACACAAATCGATTCGATCACTGGCACGCCAATGTACATGTCCCCCGAATCGGTGCGTGATGCATCGACAGCCGATGCTCGTAGCGACCTGTACTCGGTGGCCGCGGTGGGCTATCTATTGCTTACGGGGGTTCCCATTTTTGACAGCGGTCCGAGTGTGGACATCTGTTTGAAACAACTCAACGAATTGCCGCTGCGTCCCTCCGAACGGATTCAATTGGAAATCCCCGACGATTTGCAAGATATCTTGATGCAATGTTTAGCCAAAGATGCCCAGAAACGCCCCGCTTCGATCGATGAATTGGCGACCGCACTTAGCCACTGCCGCGACCACGGCGGCTGGTCATCCGAGGACGCTCGCCGATGGTGGTCCGATATCGCCGTCACGGCTGATCAAAGCTAA